From Deinococcus yavapaiensis KR-236, one genomic window encodes:
- a CDS encoding ABC transporter ATP-binding protein, which yields MTANAVTSNEYLLDIQALTKTFPVRRSFLSRWRGEAPKVVRALTDVNLQVRRGETLGIVGESGCGKSTLARCIVRLHKADAGSIRYDGREVLTLGAEDLRMYYRRVQMIFQDPFSSLNPRMTVGQVLREVLTVHKLRPKEQQGERVRELLGLVGLSPEAENRLPHEFSGGQRQRIGIARALAMEPDCLVADELVSALDVSVQAQVVNLLLELQEKLGLTVLFVAHDLRLVRHISHRVAVMYLGRVVEVGTTQELFEAPAHPYTRALLAAAPHLDPAHRVDAPAVSGELPSPLNVPSGCPFRTRCPYAFDRCATDRPELTEIRLGQSVACHLFDPALRPADQPAEVR from the coding sequence ATGACCGCGAACGCCGTGACGTCGAACGAGTACCTCCTCGACATTCAAGCCCTCACGAAGACCTTCCCGGTGCGGCGAAGCTTCCTGAGCCGCTGGCGCGGCGAAGCTCCGAAGGTCGTGCGGGCCTTGACGGACGTGAATTTGCAAGTGCGGCGCGGCGAGACGCTCGGCATCGTCGGGGAAAGCGGTTGCGGCAAATCCACGCTCGCGCGCTGCATCGTACGGCTGCACAAAGCGGACGCCGGCAGCATCCGCTACGACGGACGCGAAGTCCTGACGCTCGGCGCCGAGGATCTGCGCATGTACTACCGCCGCGTGCAGATGATCTTTCAAGATCCCTTCTCGTCGCTCAATCCGCGCATGACGGTCGGCCAGGTGCTGCGCGAAGTCCTCACCGTCCACAAGCTGCGCCCCAAAGAGCAGCAAGGCGAGCGGGTACGCGAACTGCTCGGATTGGTCGGCCTCTCCCCCGAGGCCGAGAACCGCCTTCCGCACGAGTTCAGCGGCGGGCAGCGTCAGCGCATCGGGATCGCGCGGGCGCTCGCCATGGAACCCGACTGCCTCGTCGCCGACGAGCTCGTCTCCGCGCTCGACGTGTCCGTGCAGGCGCAAGTCGTGAACTTGCTGCTCGAACTGCAAGAGAAGCTCGGCCTCACCGTCTTGTTCGTCGCGCACGACTTGCGGCTCGTGCGCCACATCTCGCACCGCGTCGCCGTGATGTACCTCGGGCGGGTCGTGGAGGTCGGAACGACGCAGGAGCTTTTCGAGGCGCCCGCCCATCCGTACACGCGCGCTCTGCTCGCCGCCGCGCCGCACCTCGACCCCGCGCACCGCGTGGACGCGCCCGCTGTGTCGGGCGAGTTGCCGAGTCCGCTGAACGTTCCGAGCGGCTGCCCGTTTCGCACGCGCTGCCCGTACGCCTTCGATCGCTGCGCGACCGACCGACCCGAGCTCACCGAGATTCGGCTCGGGCAAAGCGTCGCCTGCCACCTCTTCGATCCCGCCTTGCGGCCCGCCGACCAACCTGCCGAGGTGCGTTGA
- a CDS encoding ABC transporter ATP-binding protein, which produces MSAPLPSPVLRVRDLDVRIPTPRGELHAVRGVNFDLQPGEVLGLVGESGSGKSVTLRALLQLHRKPVRVTGTIEYGGHNLVGLSEAKLRNVRGAQIGMIFQEPMTALNPVLTIGEQIRENLREHRGLTGKAANERAVELLDLVGIPSARTRLSDYAHQFSGGMRQRAMIAIALASEPRVLLADEPTTALDVTIQDQILRLLLKLREQLGMSIVLVTHDLGVVAQTCDRVAVMYAGRLVETANVTDVFSAPKHAYTLGLLRSLPDSGAHRRPLQPIPGSPPDLRHLPAGCAFAPRCAFHTNACLGSEPPLIEIAPSRASACVHYAKLPLVNEVVV; this is translated from the coding sequence GTGAGCGCGCCCCTCCCCTCCCCCGTTTTGCGTGTGCGTGACCTCGACGTGCGCATTCCCACGCCGCGCGGCGAGTTGCACGCGGTACGCGGCGTGAACTTCGACTTGCAGCCGGGCGAGGTGCTCGGCCTCGTCGGCGAGAGCGGCAGTGGCAAGAGCGTCACGCTACGCGCGTTGCTGCAACTGCACCGCAAGCCCGTGCGCGTGACCGGCACCATCGAGTACGGCGGGCACAACCTCGTCGGCTTGTCGGAAGCCAAGCTGCGCAACGTGCGCGGCGCGCAGATCGGCATGATCTTCCAAGAGCCCATGACGGCCCTCAATCCCGTTCTGACGATCGGCGAGCAAATTCGCGAGAATCTGCGCGAGCACCGCGGCCTCACCGGCAAGGCGGCGAACGAGCGCGCCGTGGAACTGCTCGACCTCGTCGGCATTCCGAGCGCGCGCACGCGGCTCAGCGATTACGCGCACCAATTCTCGGGCGGCATGCGGCAGCGCGCGATGATCGCGATCGCGCTCGCGTCCGAACCGCGCGTCCTGCTCGCCGACGAGCCCACGACGGCCCTCGACGTGACGATTCAAGACCAGATTCTGCGCCTGTTGCTGAAGTTGCGAGAGCAGCTCGGCATGAGCATCGTCCTCGTGACGCACGACCTCGGCGTCGTCGCGCAAACCTGCGACCGCGTCGCCGTGATGTACGCGGGCCGCCTCGTGGAAACGGCGAACGTCACGGACGTTTTCAGTGCGCCGAAGCACGCCTACACCCTCGGCTTGCTGAGAAGCTTGCCCGACAGCGGCGCGCACCGTCGTCCGCTGCAACCCATCCCCGGCTCGCCGCCCGATTTGCGGCACCTTCCGGCAGGCTGCGCCTTCGCGCCGCGCTGCGCCTTTCACACGAACGCGTGCCTGGGAAGCGAGCCGCCCCTGATCGAAATCGCGCCGAGTCGAGCGAGCGCGTGCGTTCACTACGCCAAGCTGCCGCTCGTGAACGAGGTGGTGGTATGA
- a CDS encoding ABC transporter permease, with protein MTTTAPPVTSVAPRRTRRRPKPTLIAGLLLLLPLVIAAVAPKLLAPYSPTDFDYTAILQGPSAKHLFGTDNFGRDIFSRIIFGAQVDLQIAVFTTLFPFVFGTLLGAFTGFVGKWFDAMIGRVADLVVVFPFLVLVIAIVAVLGPGLTNMYIAVSAVGWVSYWRLVRAEVMAQKETEYAQAARVLGFGPSRVLLRHVLPNAVTPAIVYLMTDMSLGILLGASLGYLGLGAQPPTPEWGVMVADGKNFMATAWWIAGFPGLALTLAGVAFSLIGDGLADALRPRS; from the coding sequence TTGACCACCACCGCTCCCCCCGTCACCTCGGTCGCGCCTCGGCGCACGCGGCGCCGTCCCAAGCCGACCTTGATCGCGGGCTTGCTGCTGCTGCTGCCGCTCGTCATCGCGGCGGTCGCCCCGAAGCTCCTCGCGCCGTACAGCCCCACCGACTTCGACTACACCGCCATTTTGCAAGGTCCGTCCGCCAAGCACCTGTTCGGCACGGACAACTTCGGGCGCGACATCTTCAGCCGCATCATCTTCGGCGCGCAAGTCGACCTTCAAATCGCCGTGTTCACGACGCTCTTCCCCTTCGTGTTCGGCACGCTCCTCGGAGCCTTCACGGGCTTCGTCGGCAAGTGGTTCGACGCCATGATCGGACGCGTCGCGGACCTCGTCGTCGTCTTTCCGTTCCTCGTGCTCGTCATCGCGATCGTCGCGGTGCTCGGCCCGGGCCTCACGAACATGTACATCGCCGTGAGCGCCGTCGGGTGGGTGTCGTACTGGCGACTCGTGCGCGCCGAAGTCATGGCGCAAAAGGAAACGGAGTACGCGCAGGCCGCGCGGGTGCTGGGCTTCGGACCGTCCCGCGTGCTGCTGCGGCACGTCCTGCCGAACGCCGTGACGCCCGCCATCGTGTACCTCATGACCGACATGAGCCTCGGCATCCTGCTCGGCGCGTCCCTCGGGTACCTCGGTCTCGGCGCGCAACCGCCCACGCCCGAGTGGGGCGTCATGGTCGCCGACGGCAAGAACTTCATGGCGACCGCGTGGTGGATCGCCGGCTTCCCCGGCCTCGCCCTCACCCTCGCCGGAGTCGCCTTCAGCCTCATCGGCGACGGACTCGCCGACGCCTTGAGGCCCCGCTCGTGA
- a CDS encoding ABC transporter permease yields the protein MRASYVLKRLLQIIPTFIAVLILVFLLVRLLPGDPASAILGDRATPEIVARKKRELGLDQPLVVQFWIFVQHLVRGDLGESTSLKVPVLRLVGERLPVTLFLSVYASILGVVMAVPLAILAAVRRNTWVDGVIRGLFQIGLSLPVFYVALQLLTLLGAKLQWFPIGGYGDSFGDRLYHLFLPALTLGFNLAAILVRTLRNSILEVLTAEYVEFARSKGLRTRVVLSRHVLRNALISTITLLGLNIGALIGGAVITESVFAIPGVGRLMIDAIFGRDYPVIQGLTLVFAVLVSLVFLMTDLVHARLDPRVEHA from the coding sequence ATGCGCGCCTCGTACGTTCTCAAACGCCTGCTGCAGATCATCCCGACGTTCATCGCCGTGCTGATCCTCGTGTTCCTGCTCGTGCGCTTGTTGCCGGGCGATCCGGCGAGCGCCATCCTCGGAGACCGCGCCACGCCTGAAATCGTAGCGCGCAAGAAGCGCGAACTCGGCCTCGACCAACCCCTCGTCGTGCAGTTCTGGATCTTCGTGCAGCACCTCGTGCGAGGCGACCTCGGCGAGAGCACCAGCCTCAAGGTGCCCGTGCTGCGCCTCGTCGGCGAGCGACTGCCCGTCACGCTCTTCTTGAGCGTGTACGCGTCCATCCTCGGGGTGGTCATGGCGGTGCCGCTCGCGATTCTCGCCGCCGTTCGCAGGAACACCTGGGTGGACGGCGTCATTCGCGGCCTGTTCCAAATCGGCTTGTCGCTGCCCGTGTTCTACGTGGCGCTGCAACTCCTGACCTTGCTCGGCGCGAAGTTGCAGTGGTTTCCCATCGGCGGGTACGGCGACTCGTTCGGCGACCGCCTCTACCACCTGTTCCTGCCCGCCCTCACGCTCGGCTTCAACCTCGCCGCGATTCTCGTGCGAACGCTGCGCAACTCCATCTTGGAGGTGCTCACGGCGGAGTACGTGGAGTTCGCGCGCTCCAAGGGGCTTCGAACGCGCGTCGTGCTGAGTCGGCACGTGCTGCGCAACGCCCTCATCTCGACCATCACGCTGCTGGGCCTCAACATCGGCGCCCTCATCGGCGGAGCCGTCATCACCGAGTCGGTGTTCGCGATTCCCGGCGTCGGCCGCCTCATGATCGACGCGATCTTCGGTCGCGACTACCCCGTCATTCAAGGGCTCACGCTCGTGTTCGCCGTGCTCGTCTCGCTGGTGTTCCTGATGACCGACCTCGTGCACGCCCGCCTCGATCCGCGCGTAGAGCACGCGTGA
- a CDS encoding ABC transporter substrate-binding protein: MKRLVRTTLALGAALVLSQSLAVERGGTLVYGRYADSLFLDPVLNDANLDIWILTNLYDTLLQPSANGKGVQPGLASSYTVSSDNKSMKLTLRSGIKFADGSPITAADVKWSLDRARKPDNGDWSGSLASIDNITTSGNTVTLNLKRPDPTLAAALATFNSAIMSQKLFNAAAGKNDAEKAKAFAEKPIGSGPFVLSEWKKGSYMVIKRNPYYWKKGEDGKALPYLDAVRFEIIPDDNTRILKLQAGEIQGAEFIPLARVNELKANPKINMALFPSTQVNFITMNNRPKLKDGSTNPLSDVRVRQALNYATNKDALIQIVTYGVGKPMNSFMSSTTPLFDTSQKGFPYNLDKAKALMAAAGYKNGFEVTSMATSGSANDLAQLTALQQMWAQIGVKLKIEQLDAATKTARYRANDFQMRTGGWTNDINDPSQITTYFAIYATVESLHTGFKSAEIEKLFEQSQSETSRVKRASIYRRIQTLYHEAAPIVYLYETPYPVALAKNVKGFVQIPLGNNIFAATYLDK, encoded by the coding sequence ATGAAACGACTCGTCAGGACCACGCTCGCTCTCGGCGCCGCCCTCGTTCTCTCGCAATCCCTCGCCGTCGAGCGAGGCGGAACGCTCGTGTACGGCCGCTACGCCGACTCGCTGTTCCTCGACCCCGTCTTGAACGACGCGAACCTCGACATCTGGATTCTGACGAACCTCTACGACACCTTGCTGCAACCCAGCGCCAACGGCAAAGGCGTCCAACCCGGCCTCGCCTCGTCGTACACGGTGAGCAGCGACAACAAGAGCATGAAACTGACGCTGCGCTCCGGCATCAAGTTCGCCGACGGCAGCCCCATCACCGCCGCCGACGTGAAGTGGTCGCTCGACCGCGCCCGCAAGCCCGACAACGGTGATTGGAGCGGGTCCCTCGCGTCCATCGACAACATCACCACGAGCGGCAACACCGTCACCCTCAACCTCAAGCGACCCGACCCGACCCTCGCGGCGGCCCTCGCGACCTTCAACTCGGCGATCATGTCGCAAAAGCTGTTCAACGCGGCGGCCGGCAAGAACGACGCCGAAAAGGCCAAAGCCTTCGCCGAGAAGCCCATCGGCTCCGGTCCCTTCGTCCTCAGCGAGTGGAAGAAGGGCTCGTACATGGTCATCAAGCGCAATCCGTACTACTGGAAGAAAGGCGAGGACGGCAAGGCCCTCCCGTACCTGGACGCCGTGCGCTTCGAGATCATCCCCGACGACAACACCCGCATCCTGAAACTGCAAGCCGGTGAGATCCAAGGCGCCGAGTTCATTCCGCTCGCCCGCGTGAACGAGCTCAAGGCCAACCCGAAGATCAACATGGCGCTGTTCCCGTCCACCCAAGTCAACTTCATCACCATGAACAACCGTCCCAAGCTCAAGGACGGCAGCACGAACCCTTTGAGCGACGTGCGCGTGCGCCAAGCGCTGAACTACGCCACGAACAAGGACGCCCTCATCCAGATCGTCACGTACGGAGTCGGCAAGCCCATGAATTCGTTCATGTCCTCCACGACGCCCCTGTTCGACACGTCGCAAAAAGGCTTCCCGTACAACCTCGACAAGGCCAAGGCCCTCATGGCCGCCGCCGGGTACAAGAACGGCTTCGAGGTCACGAGCATGGCGACGAGCGGCAGCGCCAACGACCTCGCGCAACTGACGGCGTTGCAGCAGATGTGGGCGCAGATCGGCGTGAAGCTCAAGATCGAGCAGCTCGACGCCGCAACGAAGACCGCCCGCTACCGCGCCAACGACTTCCAGATGCGCACGGGCGGATGGACGAACGACATCAACGACCCCAGCCAGATCACGACGTACTTCGCGATCTACGCCACCGTCGAGTCGCTGCACACGGGCTTCAAAAGCGCGGAAATCGAAAAGCTTTTCGAGCAGAGCCAATCTGAGACGAGCCGCGTGAAGCGCGCGTCCATCTACCGCCGTATCCAAACGCTCTACCACGAGGCGGCGCCCATCGTGTACCTCTACGAAACGCCGTACCCCGTCGCGCTCGCCAAGAACGTCAAGGGCTTCGTGCAAATTCCCCTCGGCAACAACATCTTCGCGGCCACGTACCTCGACAAGTGA
- a CDS encoding SDR family NAD(P)-dependent oxidoreductase encodes MQQPPQSARRLEGRVVLVTGAANGIGRAIALACAAEGARLVVADVQTLGETTADTITQSGGEAVFVACDVSNAADVEALVEASVRRFGRLDVLVNNAGIGGDASAAHDLDLETWDRVIAVNLRGPFLCAKYALPHLMANGAGAVVNVASTFGLIGAPNAPAYCASKGGVVNLTRQLAVDYGKRGVRVNAVCPGYIDTDMGGRRASLSPEASRAANAKREANAARQPLGRQAHADEVARAVVFLASNDASFMTGTIMTVDGGCTATFNYD; translated from the coding sequence ATGCAGCAACCTCCACAATCGGCACGTCGCCTCGAAGGTCGCGTCGTGCTCGTCACGGGCGCCGCGAACGGCATCGGACGCGCCATCGCGCTCGCTTGCGCCGCCGAAGGTGCCCGCCTCGTCGTCGCCGACGTTCAGACGCTCGGCGAAACGACCGCCGACACCATCACCCAGAGCGGCGGCGAAGCCGTCTTCGTTGCGTGCGACGTATCGAACGCCGCCGACGTGGAGGCGCTCGTCGAGGCGAGCGTGCGGCGCTTCGGACGCCTCGACGTCCTCGTGAACAACGCGGGCATCGGCGGCGACGCCTCGGCCGCGCACGACCTCGACCTCGAGACGTGGGACCGCGTCATCGCCGTCAACTTGCGCGGACCCTTCCTGTGCGCGAAGTACGCCTTGCCGCATCTCATGGCGAACGGGGCGGGCGCCGTCGTGAACGTCGCGTCCACCTTCGGACTCATCGGCGCGCCGAACGCTCCCGCCTACTGCGCTTCCAAGGGGGGCGTCGTGAACCTCACGCGGCAACTCGCCGTGGACTACGGCAAGCGCGGCGTGCGCGTCAACGCCGTCTGCCCCGGTTACATCGACACGGACATGGGGGGGCGGCGCGCCAGCCTTTCTCCGGAAGCGTCGCGCGCCGCCAACGCCAAACGCGAAGCGAACGCCGCGCGCCAACCCCTCGGACGCCAAGCGCACGCCGACGAAGTCGCCCGCGCCGTCGTCTTCCTCGCGTCGAACGACGCCTCGTTCATGACGGGCACCATCATGACCGTGGACGGCGGCTGCACGGCGACGTTCAACTACGACTGA
- a CDS encoding heavy metal translocating P-type ATPase has protein sequence MSKTIELGVGGMTCASCVARVERGLKKVEGVESASVNLATERATVTYDPAVVTTPQILLEKVKDVGYEPVTSTVEFGVGGMTCAACVGRVERALKKVDGVLGASVNLATERATVTFLPSSAHLGHLKAAVKDAGYEVREADAGRDRTDVEREARARDVAELRRSVAFSAVFAVPLAILAMVPMLVPSVETWLMNTFGHDVMTRLNWVMLALAVPVQFGPGRRFYRLGWKSLKGKSPDMNALVMIGTSAAFFYSLLVTLAPGLFPEGTAHVYYEASAVVITLILLGKLFEAIAKGRSSEAMKKLLSLQAKTARVVRGGEELEIPTDEVLIGDLVAVRPGEKIPVDGEVVSGHSFVDESMITGEPVPVAKANGASVVGGTINQNGTFTFKATKIGADTALAQIIKLVETAQGSKPPIQGLADKVVAVFVPVVLGIAALTFLIWLLAGGQEALSFALVTTVAVLIIACPCAMGLATPTSIMVGTGKAAELGVLFRSGSALEALQGVSVVALDKTGTLTKGKPELTDLVTTPAFHRTDVLRLVASAERPSEHPIARALGDAAKREGVALTSPDAFEAVPGYGLTARVDGHDVQIGADRFMAKLGVPTTSFEEQARQLGDEGKSPLYAAIDGELAAILAVADPVKDGSADAVRALHRQGLKVAMITGDNARTANAIARQLGIDEVLAEVLPSGKSDAVQALQAQGRKVAFVGDGINDAPALARADVGLAIGTGTDVAVETADVILMSGDVRGVPNAFALSRATLRNIKLNLFWAFAYNVLLIPVAAGVLFPTFGLLLSPVLAAAAMGFSSVFVLTNALRLRSFRPPVASEGGAVATDLPAPA, from the coding sequence ATGTCGAAGACCATCGAGCTCGGAGTTGGCGGAATGACGTGCGCGTCGTGCGTCGCCCGTGTCGAGCGCGGTCTCAAGAAAGTCGAGGGCGTCGAGAGTGCGAGCGTGAACCTCGCGACCGAACGCGCCACCGTCACCTACGACCCGGCCGTCGTCACCACGCCGCAGATTCTGCTCGAAAAGGTAAAGGACGTCGGGTACGAGCCCGTGACGAGCACCGTGGAGTTCGGCGTGGGCGGCATGACCTGCGCGGCATGCGTCGGACGGGTGGAGCGCGCCCTCAAGAAAGTGGACGGCGTTCTCGGCGCCAGCGTGAACCTCGCGACCGAGCGCGCCACCGTCACCTTCCTGCCTTCGAGCGCCCACCTCGGCCACCTCAAGGCGGCCGTGAAGGACGCGGGCTACGAGGTGCGCGAGGCGGACGCGGGGCGAGATCGCACGGACGTCGAACGCGAGGCGAGGGCGCGCGACGTCGCCGAATTGCGCCGCTCCGTTGCCTTCAGCGCGGTCTTCGCCGTGCCGCTCGCGATTCTCGCCATGGTTCCGATGCTCGTTCCAAGCGTCGAAACCTGGCTCATGAACACCTTCGGGCACGACGTCATGACCCGGCTGAACTGGGTGATGCTCGCCCTCGCCGTGCCCGTGCAGTTCGGACCGGGCCGCCGCTTCTACCGTCTCGGCTGGAAGTCGCTGAAAGGCAAGTCGCCCGACATGAACGCCCTCGTGATGATCGGGACATCCGCCGCGTTCTTCTACTCCCTGCTCGTGACGCTCGCGCCCGGCCTCTTTCCCGAGGGTACGGCGCACGTGTACTACGAAGCTTCGGCGGTCGTCATCACGCTCATCTTGCTCGGCAAGCTCTTCGAGGCGATCGCCAAGGGCCGCAGCAGCGAGGCGATGAAAAAGCTGCTGAGCTTGCAAGCGAAGACGGCCCGCGTCGTGCGCGGCGGCGAGGAGTTGGAGATCCCGACCGACGAAGTTCTCATCGGCGACCTCGTCGCCGTTCGACCGGGTGAGAAAATCCCCGTGGACGGCGAGGTCGTGAGCGGTCACTCCTTCGTCGACGAGAGCATGATCACGGGCGAGCCCGTTCCCGTCGCCAAGGCGAACGGAGCCTCGGTCGTGGGCGGCACGATCAACCAGAACGGAACCTTCACCTTCAAGGCGACGAAGATCGGCGCCGACACGGCCCTCGCGCAGATCATCAAGCTCGTGGAGACCGCGCAGGGCAGCAAGCCGCCCATCCAGGGCCTGGCCGACAAGGTCGTCGCCGTCTTCGTTCCGGTCGTTCTCGGCATCGCCGCCCTCACCTTCCTGATCTGGTTGCTGGCGGGCGGGCAGGAAGCGCTCTCCTTCGCGCTCGTCACGACCGTCGCCGTGCTCATCATCGCTTGCCCCTGCGCGATGGGCCTCGCCACCCCGACCTCCATCATGGTCGGCACGGGCAAGGCCGCCGAACTCGGCGTGCTCTTCCGCTCGGGAAGCGCGCTCGAGGCGTTGCAAGGCGTGAGCGTCGTCGCGCTCGACAAGACGGGGACCCTCACGAAGGGCAAGCCGGAACTGACCGACCTCGTGACCACGCCCGCCTTCCACCGCACCGACGTCCTGCGTCTCGTGGCGTCCGCCGAACGACCGTCCGAGCACCCTATCGCGCGGGCGCTGGGAGACGCGGCGAAGCGCGAAGGAGTCGCCTTGACGAGTCCCGACGCGTTCGAAGCGGTGCCCGGCTACGGCCTCACGGCGCGCGTCGACGGTCACGACGTGCAAATCGGCGCCGACCGCTTCATGGCGAAGCTGGGCGTCCCGACGACGTCGTTCGAAGAGCAAGCGCGGCAGCTCGGCGACGAAGGCAAGAGTCCGCTGTACGCCGCCATCGACGGCGAGCTCGCCGCGATCCTCGCCGTGGCGGACCCGGTGAAGGACGGAAGCGCGGACGCCGTGCGCGCCCTGCACCGTCAAGGCCTGAAAGTCGCGATGATCACCGGGGACAACGCGCGGACCGCGAACGCCATCGCCCGTCAACTCGGCATCGACGAGGTGCTCGCCGAAGTCCTGCCCAGCGGCAAGAGTGACGCCGTGCAAGCCTTGCAAGCGCAAGGGCGCAAAGTCGCCTTCGTCGGCGACGGCATCAACGACGCGCCGGCCCTCGCGAGGGCGGACGTCGGCTTGGCCATCGGAACGGGAACGGACGTCGCGGTGGAGACGGCGGACGTCATCTTGATGTCGGGCGACGTGCGCGGCGTGCCGAACGCCTTCGCCCTCAGCCGCGCGACCCTTCGCAACATCAAGCTGAACTTGTTCTGGGCCTTCGCGTACAACGTCTTGCTGATTCCCGTGGCGGCGGGCGTGCTCTTTCCGACGTTCGGCTTGCTGCTTTCACCCGTCCTAGCGGCGGCCGCGATGGGCTTTTCCAGCGTCTTCGTGCTGACGAACGCGTTACGGCTGCGGTCGTTCCGCCCGCCCGTGGCTTCGGAAGGCGGAGCGGTGGCCACGGACCTGCCCGCGCCCGCTTGA
- a CDS encoding CopZ family metallochaperone, giving the protein MSRIELQVSGMSCGHCQAGVTKALKSVPGVTDAQVDLTSGKAVVQGDVEPRLLVEAIVEEGYEATIASA; this is encoded by the coding sequence ATGAGTCGAATCGAACTGCAAGTTTCCGGCATGTCGTGCGGCCACTGTCAAGCGGGCGTCACGAAGGCGCTCAAGTCCGTGCCCGGCGTGACCGACGCCCAAGTCGACCTTACGAGCGGCAAGGCTGTCGTTCAAGGCGACGTCGAACCTCGCCTGCTCGTCGAAGCCATCGTCGAAGAAGGCTACGAAGCCACGATCGCGAGCGCTTGA
- a CDS encoding metal-sensitive transcriptional regulator, which translates to MTDAASASHVSEHPSPEEGATAHGEHHLCMPEDARKKAARRLAIARGHLESVRRSLEDPHVYCVDVLKQLKAIQGAIDGAAAVVLRGHLEAHVATAHERGDEQKIVDELMEVFKYT; encoded by the coding sequence ATGACCGACGCCGCCTCCGCCTCTCACGTGTCCGAGCATCCCTCCCCCGAGGAAGGCGCGACGGCGCACGGCGAACACCACCTCTGCATGCCTGAGGATGCGCGCAAGAAGGCGGCGCGGCGGCTCGCCATCGCCAGGGGTCACCTCGAAAGCGTTCGCCGCTCGCTGGAGGATCCGCACGTCTACTGCGTCGACGTCCTCAAGCAACTCAAGGCCATCCAAGGTGCCATCGACGGCGCGGCGGCCGTCGTTCTGCGCGGCCACCTCGAAGCGCACGTGGCGACCGCGCACGAACGCGGCGACGAGCAGAAAATCGTCGACGAGCTCATGGAAGTCTTCAAGTACACTTGA